The Fervidibacillus albus genome contains a region encoding:
- the tilS gene encoding tRNA lysidine(34) synthetase TilS: protein MGSFVDKAKKFIVQNELLSKGDRILVGVSGGPDSLALLHFLVSLREEMGLDITACHVDHMFRGEQSFFEMKYVERICSEWEVPFVGERINVPEEIAKTSGNPQSVSRQLRYRFYEGIMKKRKISLLALAHHGDDQMETILMRLTRGSSVGASGGMRVKRSFATGWIIRPFLCMTRSEIEAYIDENQLKPVYDPSNKKDVYTRNRYRKHVLPFLKEENPNAHLHFQQYSEDVHDDDDYLTQLAEKACKTMMKRKKDGLFFNVEEFLQLPSPLQRRCLYRAVSSFYEDHSIELSAFHIREMIDMLKRKGATRKIDLPGHVRMIRSYGHCIITEKRERNGYSYELTIGDTVTLPSGGVFSIKKGSCKNGGIYTFRLHPDTKFPLQIRTRKEGDRIRLKGKGGSKKVKSLFIDEKIPSFLRDEWPIVTDANGEILWVPQLKKSKFEASSDGTFLTLQYTP, encoded by the coding sequence ATGGGTTCATTTGTAGATAAAGCGAAGAAGTTTATTGTTCAAAACGAACTCCTATCGAAGGGAGATCGAATTTTAGTCGGCGTTTCGGGTGGACCGGACTCCTTAGCCTTGCTCCATTTTTTAGTATCCCTCCGCGAAGAAATGGGTTTGGATATTACCGCCTGTCATGTGGATCATATGTTTCGTGGAGAACAGTCTTTTTTTGAGATGAAGTATGTAGAGCGGATTTGTTCGGAATGGGAAGTGCCATTTGTCGGAGAACGGATTAACGTTCCCGAAGAGATTGCAAAAACATCAGGGAACCCTCAATCCGTCTCTAGGCAGTTACGGTATCGATTTTATGAAGGCATTATGAAGAAACGAAAAATTTCGTTATTGGCACTTGCCCATCACGGAGATGACCAAATGGAGACGATTTTAATGCGTCTGACTCGCGGTAGTTCCGTCGGTGCATCAGGCGGTATGCGGGTAAAACGGTCCTTTGCAACCGGGTGGATTATTCGGCCATTTTTATGCATGACACGTTCGGAAATTGAGGCGTATATTGATGAAAATCAATTAAAACCGGTTTATGATCCAAGTAATAAAAAGGATGTGTATACACGAAACCGGTATCGGAAACACGTTCTCCCCTTTTTAAAAGAAGAAAATCCGAATGCCCACCTACATTTCCAACAATATAGCGAAGACGTGCACGACGATGACGATTATTTAACCCAATTGGCGGAAAAAGCATGTAAAACGATGATGAAGCGGAAAAAGGATGGGTTATTCTTCAACGTCGAGGAGTTTTTACAACTCCCCTCTCCGCTCCAAAGACGTTGCCTTTATCGAGCGGTCTCCTCTTTCTATGAAGATCATTCGATTGAATTGTCCGCCTTCCATATTCGTGAAATGATCGATATGTTAAAACGAAAAGGAGCGACAAGGAAAATCGATCTACCAGGTCACGTTCGAATGATCCGTTCTTATGGACATTGCATCATCACAGAAAAAAGAGAAAGAAACGGATATTCGTATGAACTAACAATCGGTGACACGGTCACGTTGCCTTCCGGTGGAGTTTTCTCCATAAAAAAAGGGTCTTGTAAAAATGGTGGTATTTACACGTTTCGCCTCCATCCTGATACAAAATTCCCTTTACAAATCCGAACGAGAAAAGAAGGGGATCGGATCCGTTTAAAGGGAAAGGGAGGGTCGAAGAAAGTAAAATCGTTGTTCATCGATGAAAAAATTCCTTCTTTTTTGAGGGACGAATGGCCGATCGTGACTGATGCGAATGGCGAAATATTATGGGTACCGCAATTAAAAAAATCGAAATTCGAAGCATCATCCGATGGAACATTTTTAACATTACAATACACGCCTTAA
- a CDS encoding serine/threonine protein kinase has translation MAMNSLKNPYNIPIGSWIKGKWHNNRYQIQRELGRGANGVVYLAEWNGRKVAVKMSETHYTVTSETNVLKALSKAQGVTLGPSLLDVDDWESGNRKYAFYVMEYIEGEQFLQFIIRKGTIWLDILILQLLSDLQIFHRNGWVFGDLKPDNLIVTSLPVKLRCIDVGGTTQIGRAIKEFTEFFDRGYWELGSRRAEPSYDLFAVAMVMMNAYYPNRFPKKKGGIEQLKQMIVQREGLKRYEQVILRALTGQYKQATEMRKDLLDLTALKGTKISSFRSTKKNIVRTQRKKKRKITGVIETILILLIIGFLYGFYIYARIG, from the coding sequence ATGGCGATGAATTCTTTGAAGAATCCGTATAACATTCCAATCGGCAGTTGGATCAAAGGAAAATGGCATAACAATCGATATCAAATACAAAGGGAATTAGGAAGGGGGGCAAACGGTGTCGTCTATTTAGCGGAATGGAACGGAAGGAAAGTTGCCGTGAAAATGAGCGAAACGCACTACACGGTCACTTCAGAAACAAATGTGTTAAAGGCACTGTCAAAGGCTCAAGGGGTCACCCTCGGGCCTTCTTTATTGGATGTGGATGATTGGGAATCGGGAAACAGAAAATACGCCTTTTATGTAATGGAATATATTGAGGGTGAACAATTTCTTCAATTTATTATACGGAAGGGGACAATTTGGCTCGATATTCTGATTTTGCAACTATTGTCTGATCTTCAAATTTTCCATCGAAACGGATGGGTTTTCGGTGATTTAAAACCCGACAATTTAATCGTCACATCACTTCCGGTTAAATTGCGTTGCATCGACGTTGGGGGAACGACACAAATCGGCCGCGCCATTAAAGAGTTCACCGAATTTTTCGACCGGGGATATTGGGAACTTGGTAGCCGAAGGGCGGAACCTTCCTACGATCTTTTCGCTGTGGCGATGGTGATGATGAACGCCTATTATCCGAATCGATTTCCGAAAAAAAAGGGAGGGATTGAGCAGCTGAAACAGATGATTGTGCAAAGGGAAGGATTAAAACGATATGAACAGGTTATTTTACGTGCTTTGACGGGACAATATAAACAGGCAACGGAAATGAGAAAGGATTTATTAGATTTGACAGCGCTCAAAGGGACGAAAATCTCTTCGTTTCGGTCGACCAAAAAAAATATCGTTCGTACTCAGCGAAAGAAAAAAAGGAAGATAACGGGTGTGATTGAAACGATCCTCATCCTCCTTATCATCGGTTTCTTATACGGTTTTTATATTTATGCACGTATAGGGTAA
- a CDS encoding VWA domain-containing protein, whose amino-acid sequence MKQGTVKQILLITDGCSNEGEDPVAMAALANEQGITVNVIGVMKNDTIDERGMKEIEQIAEQGGGVSQVVYSEMLSQTVQMVTRKAMTQTLQGVVNRELKQILGSETEIEDLPPEKRGEVMEVVDELNETANLDVLILVDTSASMKYKLPTVKEALLDLSLSLNARMGNNRFSVFVFPGKKQLVDKLMDWTPKLESLPSIFSKLSSGGMTPTGPAIKEALRHFTKKRSIRGLLTNDGDEFFEESV is encoded by the coding sequence ATGAAACAAGGTACCGTTAAACAAATATTGTTAATTACCGATGGATGTTCAAATGAAGGTGAAGACCCGGTGGCAATGGCTGCTTTAGCAAATGAACAAGGCATTACAGTAAATGTCATCGGTGTCATGAAAAATGATACAATCGACGAACGGGGAATGAAAGAAATCGAACAAATTGCCGAACAAGGGGGCGGTGTCAGTCAAGTCGTATATTCTGAAATGTTATCGCAAACGGTTCAGATGGTGACGCGGAAAGCGATGACACAAACGTTACAAGGCGTCGTCAATCGGGAATTAAAGCAAATTCTCGGTTCGGAGACGGAAATAGAAGATTTACCCCCGGAAAAACGCGGGGAAGTGATGGAAGTCGTTGATGAATTAAATGAAACCGCCAATTTGGACGTGTTAATTTTAGTCGATACGAGCGCGAGCATGAAATATAAACTGCCGACAGTAAAAGAAGCCCTTCTCGATTTATCGTTAAGTTTAAATGCTCGGATGGGAAACAACCGATTTTCCGTTTTCGTATTCCCCGGCAAAAAACAATTGGTAGATAAGTTGATGGATTGGACACCGAAATTAGAATCACTGCCTTCCATATTTTCAAAACTTTCTTCTGGGGGGATGACACCGACTGGCCCAGCCATTAAAGAAGCCCTCCGACATTTTACAAAAAAACGTTCGATAAGGGGATTATTGACAAACGATGGCGATGAATTCTTTGAAGAATCCGTATAA
- the spoIIE gene encoding stage II sporulation protein E, with translation MGKSFNYYMNPLQERTMMGDQGVIEPFVQSLMKKLAYVFIYRGLLLFILGFMLGRAFILSTLSPFSLPFFASVYFIRKDRAHFALFGLLLGSFTISVQNVMYSLMIIALFLAFHRTLKGVVNNDIGIFPYYVFISTFIGRTFLHILEYADMTIYYALLAGIEAVLSFVLTIIFLQSIPLFTIVKKQQPLKTEELVCLIILLASVMTGIIDWKMFDLSIADIFARYFVALFAFAAGATVGSTVGVVTGLIFGMANVESLSELSLLAFSGLLGGLLKEGKKPGVSFGLLVATLLIGMYGTTEDPLQIHLIESSAAAILLLLTPRAITERVAKNIPGTPEFTAEQQAYMKKVRDVTAEKVNQYSSIFRAISASFAKQNEQMETEDEREIDYFLSNVTEKTCQTCFKKEQCWVHQFNKTYDSMKQIMTELNEQESLTGRTLRNWNEHCVRSRRVIEAIEEELSFYQANQKLKRQMRESRRLVVDQLEGVSQVMENFAKEIRREQENHEKQEEQLMNAIEAIGLDIDDIEIYNLKSGEVDIDIRFPYCDGMGQCEKIIAPLLSDILGETIVVHKESCTDFSKGTCLATFRSAKTFVVETGVVYAAKDGGFVSGDGYEMMELDSSKYALAISDGMGNGERAHRESQETLSLLNKILQSGIGEEIAIKSINSILSLRTTEEIYSTLDLAIIDLQDAEAKFIKVGSMPSFIKRGDKVMKIQANNLPIGILQDFEVDVVNVQLRAEDLLIMMSDGILEGKKPVENIDLWIKRKISEMETDDPQEVADLLLEDCIRSRGGQIEDDMTVLVAKIKHNLPKWTSIPAQPIRKWA, from the coding sequence ATGGGAAAGTCTTTCAATTATTACATGAATCCGTTGCAAGAAAGGACGATGATGGGGGATCAGGGAGTGATTGAGCCGTTCGTACAATCGTTGATGAAGAAATTGGCATATGTATTTATTTATCGCGGTCTGTTGCTTTTTATACTCGGTTTTATGTTAGGACGAGCTTTCATCCTGTCGACTCTTTCTCCTTTTAGTTTACCTTTTTTTGCTTCGGTATATTTCATTCGAAAGGATCGGGCGCATTTTGCATTGTTTGGACTTCTACTCGGTTCGTTTACCATTTCTGTACAAAATGTTATGTATTCATTGATGATCATCGCGTTGTTCCTAGCGTTCCATCGCACCCTTAAAGGCGTCGTTAACAATGATATTGGCATTTTTCCTTACTACGTCTTTATTTCTACTTTCATCGGACGCACCTTTTTGCACATTTTAGAATATGCGGATATGACGATTTACTATGCACTATTGGCCGGAATTGAAGCAGTCCTCTCGTTTGTCTTGACGATTATCTTTTTGCAAAGCATACCGCTTTTTACGATTGTAAAAAAGCAACAACCGTTGAAAACAGAGGAACTCGTTTGTCTAATTATTCTGCTTGCATCTGTTATGACAGGCATCATCGATTGGAAAATGTTCGATTTGTCTATAGCCGATATATTTGCGAGATATTTCGTCGCTTTATTCGCCTTTGCTGCCGGAGCGACTGTAGGTTCTACCGTCGGGGTGGTGACCGGGCTCATATTTGGAATGGCCAATGTTGAAAGTTTGTCGGAGTTAAGTTTATTGGCTTTTTCTGGTCTTTTAGGTGGTTTATTAAAAGAAGGGAAAAAACCTGGCGTTTCTTTCGGGTTATTGGTCGCTACCCTTTTAATTGGTATGTATGGAACAACGGAGGACCCATTGCAGATTCATTTAATCGAATCTTCTGCCGCTGCAATCTTACTCCTGTTGACCCCACGGGCGATAACGGAACGAGTGGCGAAAAATATTCCAGGCACACCGGAATTTACAGCGGAACAACAGGCGTATATGAAAAAAGTACGCGATGTGACCGCCGAAAAGGTAAATCAATATTCTTCCATTTTTCGAGCCATTTCCGCCAGCTTTGCGAAACAAAATGAACAAATGGAGACGGAAGATGAGCGGGAAATCGACTATTTTCTCAGTAACGTCACGGAAAAAACGTGTCAAACATGTTTTAAAAAGGAGCAATGCTGGGTTCATCAGTTTAATAAAACGTATGATTCGATGAAACAAATTATGACGGAATTAAATGAGCAGGAATCATTAACGGGTCGAACGTTAAGAAATTGGAACGAGCATTGCGTAAGGAGTAGGCGAGTCATCGAGGCAATCGAAGAGGAATTGTCTTTTTACCAGGCGAACCAAAAATTAAAACGGCAAATGAGAGAAAGTAGAAGACTCGTTGTCGACCAACTGGAAGGGGTTTCCCAAGTGATGGAAAATTTCGCAAAGGAAATCCGCCGGGAACAGGAAAATCATGAAAAACAAGAGGAACAATTAATGAATGCCATCGAGGCGATCGGTTTAGACATTGACGATATTGAAATATACAATTTGAAATCTGGAGAAGTAGATATCGATATTCGCTTTCCGTATTGTGATGGTATGGGTCAATGCGAAAAAATCATCGCCCCCCTCTTATCGGATATTTTAGGAGAAACGATTGTCGTTCATAAAGAATCATGTACAGATTTTTCAAAGGGGACTTGCTTAGCCACCTTTCGTTCTGCAAAAACCTTTGTTGTTGAAACGGGCGTTGTTTATGCAGCGAAGGATGGGGGATTCGTTTCAGGGGACGGTTATGAAATGATGGAGTTGGATTCTTCCAAATATGCATTGGCCATAAGCGACGGGATGGGAAACGGTGAGCGAGCCCATCGCGAAAGTCAAGAAACGTTATCTTTGTTAAATAAAATTTTACAATCAGGAATCGGTGAGGAAATCGCAATCAAATCAATCAATTCCATCCTCTCTTTACGGACGACGGAAGAAATTTATTCGACCCTTGATCTAGCTATTATCGATTTGCAAGATGCTGAAGCAAAATTTATCAAAGTTGGCTCCATGCCAAGCTTTATTAAACGGGGCGATAAGGTGATGAAAATTCAAGCGAATAATTTACCAATCGGAATTTTGCAAGATTTTGAAGTGGATGTGGTGAACGTCCAGTTAAGGGCCGAGGATTTATTAATTATGATGAGCGACGGGATTTTGGAAGGGAAGAAACCGGTGGAAAATATTGATTTATGGATTAAACGGAAAATTTCTGAAATGGAAACGGATGATCCACAAGAGGTGGCCGATTTGCTATTGGAAGATTGTATTCGTTCGAGGGGGGGACAAATTGAAGATGATATGACCGTCTTAGTAGCGAAAATTAAACATAATCTTCCAAAATGGACATCCATTCCGGCACAACCGATACGAAAATGGGCATAA
- a CDS encoding S1 domain-containing RNA-binding protein, translating into MSIEVGSKLRGKVTGITNFGAFVELPGGSTGLVHISEVADTYVKDINDYLKVGDEVEVKVMNVEKDGKIGLSIKKATEREHAPRSRQGRSSGRSANELFEQKMARFLKDSEDRLASLKRHTESKRGGRGARRG; encoded by the coding sequence ATGTCAATTGAAGTAGGCAGCAAGTTACGTGGTAAAGTAACAGGGATTACGAATTTTGGCGCTTTTGTGGAGCTGCCGGGTGGCTCAACAGGATTGGTGCATATTAGCGAGGTCGCAGATACGTATGTAAAGGATATTAACGATTATTTAAAAGTTGGCGACGAAGTAGAAGTAAAAGTCATGAACGTTGAGAAGGATGGTAAAATCGGTTTGTCCATAAAAAAGGCGACCGAACGGGAACATGCACCTCGGTCCAGGCAAGGGAGATCTTCCGGACGAAGCGCCAATGAATTGTTTGAACAAAAAATGGCCCGTTTCCTGAAAGATAGTGAAGATCGATTAGCTTCGTTAAAACGCCACACGGAATCGAAAAGGGGAGGTAGGGGTGCCCGAAGAGGTTAA
- a CDS encoding FtsB family cell division protein has protein sequence MEKNAHRIPVVNQHYMRSKQQQNMKAMRRRKGLIRRLSVFFIFAFLLVFFLVRMLHVQGEMLNSKKEQLKTTEAKLEQMKNTQSILEEEILKLQDDEYIGKYARQEYFLSDDGEIIFSVPNEEDEKNVD, from the coding sequence ATGGAGAAAAATGCACATCGAATACCTGTTGTCAACCAGCATTATATGCGAAGTAAGCAGCAACAAAATATGAAAGCGATGCGAAGGCGAAAGGGACTCATTCGCAGACTATCGGTATTTTTTATCTTTGCCTTTCTCCTCGTCTTTTTCCTCGTAAGGATGCTTCATGTCCAGGGGGAAATGCTAAATTCGAAAAAGGAACAGTTGAAAACGACGGAAGCAAAATTGGAACAAATGAAGAATACCCAATCGATTTTGGAAGAGGAAATTTTGAAGTTACAAGATGATGAATATATCGGAAAGTACGCCAGGCAAGAATATTTTTTGTCAGATGATGGAGAAATTATCTTTTCTGTTCCAAATGAGGAAGATGAAAAAAACGTAGATTGA
- the yabQ gene encoding spore cortex biosynthesis protein YabQ — protein sequence MSLSVQLSTLYSMIGVGLFIGMAVDTYRRLFNRNRHKGWTVFIYDFLFWIVQALVTFYILFIVNNGELRFYIFLALLCGFAAYQSLVKNVYLPALERIIEFVHSVFHALVTFFYRGFYRPIIAIIGFFLTICFSILRGIWMIGLQIGKLVWNIFYKPFLLLGKFIWNLLPNSFKIYVNKFFHRIRTFLNDFWRKLVSKNRK from the coding sequence ATGAGTTTGTCCGTTCAATTATCCACCCTTTATTCCATGATCGGTGTCGGTTTGTTCATCGGTATGGCGGTGGATACGTATCGTCGCCTTTTCAATCGGAACCGACATAAAGGGTGGACCGTTTTTATTTACGATTTCTTGTTTTGGATAGTTCAAGCGCTCGTTACCTTTTATATTTTATTCATCGTAAACAATGGTGAGCTTCGGTTTTACATTTTCCTCGCATTATTATGTGGGTTTGCCGCTTACCAAAGTCTTGTAAAAAACGTCTATTTACCCGCTTTGGAACGGATCATCGAGTTCGTCCATTCGGTTTTTCACGCGTTAGTAACCTTCTTCTACAGAGGTTTTTACCGACCGATAATCGCCATCATTGGATTTTTCTTGACGATTTGTTTTTCCATACTACGGGGGATTTGGATGATTGGACTGCAAATCGGAAAACTTGTGTGGAACATTTTTTACAAACCATTTTTATTATTAGGAAAATTTATATGGAACCTTTTACCGAATTCCTTTAAAATATACGTAAACAAGTTTTTTCATCGGATCCGAACGTTTTTGAACGACTTTTGGCGGAAACTCGTTTCGAAAAATCGCAAGTAA
- the yabP gene encoding sporulation protein YabP — translation MNQFEDVSKRERNVGQDHDVVLRGRKRLDITGVKQVESFDNEEFLLETVMGYLAIRGMNLQMKNLDVDKGVVSIKGKIFDLVYLDEHQGDKAKGFFSKLFK, via the coding sequence ATGAACCAATTTGAAGATGTATCGAAAAGGGAAAGGAATGTTGGACAAGACCACGACGTCGTATTACGCGGGAGAAAAAGATTAGATATTACCGGCGTTAAACAAGTGGAAAGTTTTGATAATGAAGAGTTTTTGTTGGAAACTGTAATGGGTTATTTGGCGATTCGCGGTATGAATTTGCAGATGAAAAATTTGGATGTGGATAAAGGGGTTGTTTCCATTAAAGGGAAAATTTTCGACCTCGTTTATTTGGACGAACATCAGGGGGATAAGGCTAAAGGATTCTTTAGCAAGTTGTTCAAATGA
- a CDS encoding RNA-binding S4 domain-containing protein, whose protein sequence is MRLDKFLKVSRIIKRRTLAKEVADQGRISINGHVAKASSTVNVGDQLEIRFGQKVMTIRVEKLLETTKKEEAGNMYTVIKEQFINDSH, encoded by the coding sequence ATGCGATTAGATAAATTTTTGAAAGTCTCTCGAATTATTAAAAGACGGACCCTTGCTAAAGAAGTTGCCGATCAAGGACGAATTTCCATCAATGGTCATGTGGCAAAGGCGAGTTCAACGGTCAACGTCGGTGATCAATTGGAGATTCGATTCGGACAAAAGGTGATGACGATTCGAGTGGAAAAACTTTTGGAAACGACAAAAAAGGAAGAAGCCGGAAATATGTATACCGTGATAAAGGAACAATTTATCAACGATTCCCATTGA
- the mazG gene encoding nucleoside triphosphate pyrophosphohydrolase, producing the protein MHTIIVVGLGAGELDQMPLGVYRLLKKSNRLYARTKEHPAIEQLEEEGIFFSSFDHIYEQETSFDEVYEKITDRLIEEATNDSLVYAVPGHPLVAEKTVQLLFEKSKGRCKVDVFGGQSFLDALFQSVRIDPIEGFQLLDGTSFRKDDINPTQHCIIGQMYDTFTASNIKLELMEIYPDDYEVYIITAAGTTGESVKRTPLYMLDRDFHVTNLTSLYIPPVRQEEILYKRFSYLRNVIATLRGPNGCPWDKKQTHKTLKKYMLEEAYELLEAIDEKDDAHIVEELGDVLLQVMLHGQIGEDDGYFSIDDVIETLVRKMIRRHPHVFGDSTAQNAEEVVENWQAIKEKERSGKEKSLRNKISKDVPALMQAQEIQKEAAKLGFDWKEVTFVFDKVVEELNELKEAVNDSEKTDDIKNEMGDVLFSVVNLARHLSVHPEEALLQTNGKFLKRFAFIEEEVKKRGESMENLPLEKLDLLWEEAKKSVRRKGE; encoded by the coding sequence TTGCATACGATTATCGTTGTTGGACTAGGTGCCGGGGAATTGGATCAAATGCCCCTCGGTGTGTATCGACTTTTAAAAAAATCGAATCGACTTTATGCGAGGACGAAGGAACATCCCGCTATTGAACAATTAGAAGAAGAAGGAATTTTCTTTTCTTCCTTCGATCACATTTATGAACAGGAAACGAGTTTTGATGAAGTTTATGAAAAAATAACGGACCGCTTAATCGAGGAAGCAACGAACGATTCCCTCGTTTATGCTGTTCCGGGGCATCCTCTTGTCGCTGAAAAAACGGTGCAACTTTTGTTTGAGAAATCCAAAGGACGATGTAAAGTAGACGTATTCGGTGGTCAAAGTTTTTTAGACGCTTTATTTCAATCCGTTCGAATCGATCCGATCGAGGGTTTTCAGCTATTGGACGGGACGAGTTTTCGAAAGGACGACATCAATCCGACGCAGCATTGTATTATCGGCCAAATGTACGACACCTTTACCGCATCGAATATTAAGTTGGAATTGATGGAGATCTATCCGGACGATTATGAAGTGTATATCATTACAGCGGCTGGGACGACCGGTGAATCGGTCAAAAGAACACCCCTTTATATGCTCGATCGGGATTTTCACGTTACGAATTTAACGAGTCTTTATATTCCCCCAGTACGTCAAGAGGAGATTTTATATAAACGATTTTCCTATTTACGAAACGTAATCGCCACGTTGAGAGGGCCAAATGGTTGTCCATGGGATAAAAAACAAACCCACAAAACGTTGAAAAAGTATATGTTGGAAGAAGCGTACGAATTACTCGAGGCGATTGATGAAAAGGACGATGCCCATATCGTCGAAGAATTAGGGGATGTACTATTACAAGTGATGCTCCACGGACAGATTGGTGAAGATGACGGATATTTTTCGATTGACGATGTTATTGAAACGTTAGTTCGAAAAATGATTCGCCGTCACCCCCATGTGTTCGGGGACAGTACCGCTCAAAATGCGGAAGAAGTGGTGGAAAATTGGCAAGCTATTAAAGAAAAGGAACGTAGCGGGAAAGAAAAATCGTTGCGAAACAAAATTTCTAAAGATGTTCCCGCTTTAATGCAGGCGCAAGAGATTCAAAAGGAAGCAGCAAAACTCGGTTTCGATTGGAAAGAAGTGACGTTCGTTTTTGACAAAGTTGTGGAAGAACTAAATGAATTAAAGGAAGCCGTAAACGATTCAGAGAAAACGGACGATATAAAGAATGAAATGGGCGATGTGTTGTTTTCCGTCGTCAACTTAGCAAGGCATCTTTCCGTCCATCCCGAGGAAGCATTGTTGCAAACGAATGGAAAATTTCTTAAACGTTTCGCTTTTATCGAAGAAGAAGTGAAAAAACGGGGGGAATCGATGGAAAATTTGCCCCTTGAAAAATTGGATCTTCTTTGGGAAGAAGCGAAAAAATCAGTACGCAGAAAGGGAGAATAA
- a CDS encoding putative polysaccharide biosynthesis protein: MDEWMRNNKHRFMKGTLILSVAAIFTKILSAVYRVPFQNIVGDVGFYIYQQIYPFYGIAIALSTYGFPVVVSKVLAEQTDQRDSHMKTFLYTAFTSIGYLSCILFFFLFFGADFIANQMGDRHLVPLIQTVSFIYLLVPFLSVMRGFHQGMGNMVPTALSQVVEQTIRVAFILLVSALLARKGQALYDVGIGAFFSAFFASFVAGILLFVMTIHRFPSYRPTKKISFKTVIRPSYRMITQGLAISISGLSLILFQMSDAFQLYSLLTKNGLNEIDAKMIKGVYDRSQPILQIGVVLVTSFSLSAVPFIRSALHRKDGEAKEYARFALQMGASFSAAATIGLIAIMEPLNTMLFENAAGTRALQILSPSVFFASVFLTATSVLQGYGSVYFSASVVLIGVLIKFSINPFFISTFGIHGAALATTLSFLFVSVITMVKLKKKIDVKNVFNRRFLMATLWSLTMLGISIGILFSIFHYVEPYFSSKRLFASIQAVVTAIVGGLVFLAAFLRTGIFTKEEMELLPFGEKLAKWIKKERPIGQ; the protein is encoded by the coding sequence ATGGATGAATGGATGAGAAATAATAAACATCGATTTATGAAAGGTACACTGATTTTGTCAGTCGCTGCCATTTTTACGAAAATTTTAAGTGCCGTATATCGCGTCCCTTTTCAAAATATCGTAGGGGATGTCGGATTTTATATTTATCAACAAATTTACCCGTTTTACGGAATAGCAATCGCTTTATCGACTTACGGTTTTCCCGTCGTTGTATCGAAAGTTTTAGCCGAACAAACGGATCAACGGGATTCACATATGAAAACGTTCCTATATACAGCTTTTACGTCGATCGGTTATCTATCCTGTATTCTTTTTTTCTTTCTTTTTTTCGGTGCGGATTTTATAGCCAATCAAATGGGGGATCGCCATTTAGTTCCGTTGATTCAAACGGTGTCGTTCATATACTTGCTCGTTCCTTTCTTATCTGTAATGAGGGGATTTCATCAAGGGATGGGAAATATGGTGCCAACCGCCCTTTCCCAAGTGGTGGAACAGACAATCAGAGTCGCATTCATTCTCCTTGTCTCCGCTCTACTTGCTAGAAAGGGACAAGCTTTATATGATGTAGGCATCGGCGCTTTTTTCTCAGCCTTTTTCGCTAGTTTTGTCGCCGGTATTCTCCTTTTTGTTATGACGATCCACCGTTTTCCTTCGTACCGACCGACAAAAAAAATATCTTTTAAAACCGTTATCCGCCCATCCTATCGAATGATTACCCAAGGTCTTGCCATAAGTATTAGCGGTTTATCGTTAATATTGTTTCAAATGAGCGATGCGTTTCAGTTGTACTCTCTTTTGACGAAAAACGGACTGAATGAAATCGATGCGAAAATGATAAAGGGAGTGTATGATCGTTCCCAACCGATATTACAAATCGGCGTCGTACTCGTCACTTCATTTAGTTTATCCGCTGTTCCTTTTATTCGTTCCGCTTTACATCGGAAGGATGGGGAGGCGAAGGAGTATGCCCGTTTTGCGTTACAAATGGGTGCTAGCTTTAGTGCTGCGGCAACGATCGGATTAATTGCCATTATGGAACCGTTAAATACGATGTTGTTTGAAAATGCTGCTGGCACACGGGCCCTGCAAATTTTATCTCCGTCCGTATTTTTCGCCTCTGTTTTTTTGACGGCAACTTCCGTGTTACAAGGATACGGATCCGTTTATTTTTCTGCATCGGTCGTTTTAATCGGCGTGCTCATCAAGTTTTCCATCAATCCGTTTTTCATTTCTACATTCGGTATTCATGGAGCTGCCCTTGCGACGACATTGTCCTTTTTATTCGTATCTGTCATTACGATGGTGAAACTGAAGAAAAAGATCGATGTAAAGAATGTATTTAACCGGCGTTTTCTTATGGCCACATTATGGTCGTTAACAATGCTCGGGATATCAATCGGTATTCTTTTTTCTATTTTCCATTATGTGGAACCGTACTTTTCAAGTAAACGGTTATTTGCCTCCATTCAAGCCGTCGTTACAGCGATCGTAGGTGGCCTCGTCTTTCTCGCTGCTTTCCTGCGAACGGGTATTTTTACAAAGGAGGAAATGGAACTGTTGCCATTTGGAGAGAAACTAGCAAAATGGATAAAAAAAGAACGTCCGATTGGTCAATGA